In Flavobacteriaceae bacterium, the following proteins share a genomic window:
- a CDS encoding methionine--tRNA ligase: MSQPKRYTITAALPYTNGPIHIGHLAGVYVPADIYSRYLRLQGHDVAFICGSDEHGVPITIKAKKEGVTPQDIVDKYHAIIKQSFEDFGISFNNYSRTSAKVHHETASEFFKTLYNKEEFIEEVTEQFYDADANQFLADRFVIGTCPKCGNEESYGDQCEKCGTSHNATDLINPKSAITGATPSLKETKHWFLPLDKHEDFLKEWILKGHKKDWKPNVYGQVKSWIDDGLRPRAVTRDLDWGIPVPVEGGEGKVLYVWFDAPIGYISATKEWAEREGKDWKPYWKDEDTTLVHFIGKDNIVFHCIIFPAMLKAEGSYVLPENVPANEFLNLEGNKLSTSKNWAVWLHEYLEEFPEKQDVLRYALTANAPETKDNDFTWKDFQARNNNELVAIFGNFINRVVVLTNKYYDGIVPIPNEFTAVDEETLTTLRAYPNVISSSIERYRFREALGELMNVARLGNKYLADEEPWKQIKENPERVQTIMYVALQIASALATLSEPFLPFTSTKLKSILCHSELESESNWNDITLNKILFPSKHQIGKAELLFNKIEDKEIQIQLDKLEANKKANEAANKVIEPQKETITFDDFTKLDIRVGTILEAIKMPKTKKLMKLKIDTGIDKRTIVSGIAESFTAEEIIGKQVTVLVNLAPRALRGVESQGMILMTENEEGKLVFVNPDTNDVENGLHIS, encoded by the coding sequence ATGAGTCAACCTAAACGATATACCATAACAGCAGCATTACCTTATACTAACGGTCCCATACATATTGGTCATTTAGCAGGGGTTTATGTGCCTGCTGATATTTATTCACGCTACTTAAGATTACAAGGTCATGATGTAGCATTTATTTGTGGAAGTGATGAGCATGGTGTGCCAATAACTATTAAAGCAAAAAAAGAAGGTGTAACACCTCAAGATATTGTAGATAAATATCATGCCATTATCAAACAATCATTTGAAGATTTTGGAATATCATTTAATAATTACTCGCGCACATCAGCTAAAGTTCATCATGAAACTGCTTCAGAATTTTTTAAAACTTTATATAATAAAGAAGAATTTATTGAAGAAGTTACAGAACAATTTTATGATGCAGATGCAAATCAGTTTTTAGCAGATCGTTTTGTAATTGGTACTTGCCCAAAATGTGGCAATGAAGAAAGCTATGGAGATCAATGTGAAAAATGTGGGACGAGTCATAATGCAACAGATTTAATTAATCCAAAATCTGCAATCACTGGGGCGACACCAAGTTTAAAAGAAACCAAGCATTGGTTTTTGCCATTAGATAAGCATGAAGATTTTTTAAAAGAATGGATTTTAAAAGGTCATAAAAAAGATTGGAAACCTAATGTATATGGGCAAGTAAAATCTTGGATTGATGATGGACTACGTCCACGTGCAGTAACTCGTGATTTAGATTGGGGAATACCAGTGCCTGTAGAAGGAGGAGAAGGCAAAGTATTATATGTATGGTTTGACGCACCTATAGGTTATATTTCTGCGACAAAAGAATGGGCAGAACGAGAAGGAAAAGATTGGAAACCATATTGGAAAGATGAAGATACTACTTTAGTACATTTTATAGGAAAAGATAATATAGTATTTCACTGTATTATTTTTCCAGCTATGTTAAAAGCTGAAGGAAGTTATGTGTTACCTGAAAATGTACCTGCGAATGAATTTTTAAATTTGGAAGGAAATAAACTATCCACTTCAAAAAACTGGGCCGTTTGGTTACACGAATACTTAGAAGAATTTCCAGAAAAGCAAGATGTGTTACGTTACGCTTTAACTGCAAATGCTCCAGAGACTAAGGATAATGACTTTACCTGGAAAGATTTTCAGGCACGTAATAATAATGAGTTAGTAGCGATATTTGGAAACTTTATAAACCGGGTAGTGGTATTAACTAATAAATATTATGATGGGATAGTACCAATTCCAAATGAATTTACAGCTGTTGATGAAGAAACATTAACAACTCTAAGAGCATATCCAAATGTGATTTCAAGCTCTATAGAGCGTTACCGATTTAGAGAGGCACTTGGAGAGTTGATGAATGTAGCGCGTTTAGGGAATAAATATTTAGCTGATGAAGAACCTTGGAAACAAATTAAAGAGAACCCTGAACGTGTTCAAACCATTATGTATGTTGCACTTCAAATTGCATCAGCATTAGCAACATTAAGTGAACCATTTTTACCGTTTACGTCAACTAAACTAAAAAGCATACTTTGTCATTCTGAACTCGAATCAGAATCTAATTGGAATGATATTACTTTAAATAAAATATTATTTCCATCCAAGCATCAAATAGGAAAAGCAGAGTTGTTATTTAATAAAATTGAAGATAAAGAAATTCAAATACAGTTAGATAAATTAGAAGCGAATAAGAAAGCTAATGAAGCTGCTAATAAAGTAATTGAACCACAAAAAGAAACGATTACATTTGATGATTTTACAAAACTTGATATACGTGTTGGGACTATTTTAGAGGCAATAAAAATGCCTAAAACTAAAAAGTTAATGAAGCTTAAAATAGATACAGGTATAGATAAAAGAACTATTGTATCTGGGATTGCTGAAAGTTTTACAGCAGAAGAAATTATTGGTAAGCAAGTTACTGTTTTGGTAAATTTAGCACCTAGAGCACTTCGTGGTGTAGAGAGTCAAGGAATGATTTTAATGACAGAGAATGAAGAGGGAAAGCTAGTATTTGTAAACCCTGATACTAATGACGTTGAAAATGGACTACATATTAGTTAA
- a CDS encoding endonuclease encodes MAQHNELGKKGEQLAVDYLLKHNYIIRERNYRFDKAEVDIIAQKENILAIVEVKTRSTIDFGNPQDFVKPKQIKNLVKAVDEYVVTNDLDVEVRFDIIAILKEHNSYKIEHLKNAFYHF; translated from the coding sequence ATGGCACAACATAACGAGCTTGGTAAAAAAGGAGAACAATTGGCGGTAGATTATCTACTGAAACACAATTATATTATTCGCGAACGTAATTATCGTTTTGACAAAGCCGAAGTTGACATTATTGCTCAGAAAGAAAATATTTTAGCTATTGTTGAAGTAAAAACGCGATCAACTATAGATTTTGGAAATCCTCAAGATTTTGTAAAACCTAAGCAAATTAAAAATTTGGTGAAAGCCGTAGATGAATATGTAGTTACAAATGATTTAGATGTCGAAGTTCGTTTTGATATTATTGCTATTTTAAAAGAGCACAATTCTTATAAAATTGAACATTTAAAAAATGCTTTTTATCATTTTTAA
- a CDS encoding HEAT repeat domain-containing protein: MTFYDLSKEERVVLVEKINQEIVIDLSSNQVDHIIQYFSDEDTYIRKTAYLAIGKLFYAQSELQKIILSILKQLLNSEVDKVRQTAINAAGEIGKFHFDKVQEFFDTGLFDKHHSVRNAVIGSVKKMGEKNPTPILAWAKTYLKHPDKEIRREICHGIELRGRKHPQDVLPLLKELEFDNTRRVSDTLVHVLGQIAYKNGCLKTVITHLNTWKNKELVQKALDEIIDVHDRYKSFAALTQQQAIDYIDSNYKL, translated from the coding sequence ATGACATTTTACGATTTATCAAAAGAAGAACGAGTTGTATTGGTTGAAAAAATAAATCAAGAGATTGTCATTGATTTATCTTCAAATCAGGTTGATCATATTATTCAATATTTCTCTGATGAAGATACTTACATTCGTAAAACAGCTTATTTAGCTATCGGAAAACTTTTTTATGCTCAATCTGAATTACAAAAAATAATTCTTTCTATTTTAAAACAGTTATTAAATTCAGAAGTTGACAAAGTACGTCAAACAGCTATTAATGCTGCTGGAGAGATTGGCAAATTCCATTTTGATAAGGTTCAAGAGTTTTTTGATACTGGATTGTTTGATAAACATCACTCTGTTAGAAATGCCGTAATTGGTTCTGTAAAAAAAATGGGGGAGAAAAATCCAACCCCTATTTTAGCATGGGCAAAAACCTATCTTAAGCATCCAGACAAAGAAATACGCCGTGAAATATGTCACGGTATAGAACTCCGTGGACGTAAACACCCTCAAGATGTTTTACCATTACTAAAAGAATTAGAGTTTGATAACACGCGACGTGTATCCGATACCTTAGTTCATGTATTAGGTCAGATTGCTTATAAAAATGGTTGTTTAAAAACTGTTATCACTCACCTTAATACTTGGAAGAATAAAGAATTGGTTCAAAAAGCTTTAGATGAAATTATAGATGTGCATGATCGTTATAAAAGTTTTGCAGCATTAACACAACAGCAAGCTATTGATTACATTGATTCTAATTATAAATTATAA
- a CDS encoding LD-carboxypeptidase: MQKLIQPPYLKIGDTVAIVAPSGILKNRIEEIKRATDLLEGWGLHVIIGKHVFKQANHFAGTDEERCEDFQNALDNPKVSAILCARGGYGAVRILDKLNYSKFKIDPKWVIGYSDITALHNQIHNEGFQSLHALMGVSLTKNLEEIKETVASFKTAIFGKQLSYTLEGSKYNKTGSVTAPLVGGNLTMLHTMLGSKTSIDTSGKILFIEEIGEYKYHIDRMLQSLKRAGYFDNCKGVIIGDMTKLRKNTTLWGTSIEQLILDVLSEYNFPIAFNMPAGHEKDNRALILGRIVKLDVNNERSTVVFEE; encoded by the coding sequence ATGCAAAAATTAATACAACCTCCATATTTAAAAATTGGAGATACTGTAGCTATTGTAGCCCCTTCTGGAATTTTAAAAAACAGAATTGAAGAGATTAAACGTGCTACAGATTTGTTAGAGGGTTGGGGGTTACATGTTATTATTGGAAAACATGTTTTTAAACAAGCTAATCATTTTGCAGGAACTGATGAGGAACGTTGCGAGGATTTTCAGAATGCATTAGATAACCCAAAAGTTAGTGCCATCTTATGTGCTCGAGGTGGTTATGGGGCTGTCCGAATTTTAGATAAATTAAATTATTCTAAATTTAAAATCGATCCAAAATGGGTTATTGGGTATTCTGACATTACAGCATTACACAATCAAATTCACAATGAAGGCTTTCAGTCATTACACGCGTTAATGGGAGTGAGTTTAACTAAAAATTTAGAAGAGATTAAAGAAACCGTTGCTTCATTTAAAACTGCCATTTTTGGAAAACAGTTATCTTATACTCTTGAAGGTTCTAAATATAATAAAACAGGAAGTGTTACTGCGCCATTAGTTGGTGGAAATTTAACGATGTTACATACCATGCTTGGTTCAAAAACAAGTATAGATACTTCTGGAAAAATATTATTTATTGAAGAAATTGGCGAATACAAATATCATATCGATCGTATGTTACAAAGCTTAAAACGTGCAGGATATTTTGACAATTGCAAAGGAGTAATTATAGGCGATATGACTAAACTTAGAAAAAATACAACTTTATGGGGAACGTCTATAGAGCAATTGATTTTGGATGTTTTATCTGAGTACAATTTTCCAATTGCTTTTAATATGCCAGCTGGTCATGAAAAAGATAATCGTGCTCTGATTTTAGGAAGAATAGTTAAGTTAGATGTAAATAATGAACGATCTACAGTAGTCTTTGAAGAATAA
- a CDS encoding AraC family transcriptional regulator — protein MNSLFNFLNIIILLGTIQGVITSILLFRLRINKKANKLLGWVILLISLACFNTYLLETVTSTSSLLLILEAIIPLVVIMPIGPLIYFYVKTILNPEFKISEPNRKHFYSTLLDFIPNFAVILFILGGFLGLIKSQSNIALGNFIERYNLYVDIPRWLSLIIYLWLTFQFISSYKKDESNKDLIRWVKRFILGFSIFSVIWLLHLIPYLIPSLSNILLKFVSWYPIYIPLIVLVYWLGINGYIISFKTYKKTSKPQGFSNETVLNTITTLEDLMKKEHLYLNPLLKLSDVVKQTGIPQKTISAILNQYLNKSFNDYVNTYRIEEFKKQLLADNSENFTITGIAFECGFNSQATFQRVFKANTNQSPSQFRKTHLKA, from the coding sequence ATGAATTCATTATTCAATTTTTTAAACATTATTATTCTACTTGGCACTATTCAAGGAGTTATAACATCAATTCTATTATTTAGGTTAAGAATTAATAAAAAAGCAAATAAATTGTTAGGATGGGTTATTTTACTAATTTCACTAGCGTGTTTTAATACTTATTTATTAGAAACAGTAACAAGCACATCTTCACTTTTGTTAATTTTGGAAGCCATTATACCACTTGTTGTTATTATGCCCATTGGACCTTTAATTTATTTTTATGTAAAAACAATTCTAAATCCAGAATTTAAAATAAGTGAACCTAATCGTAAACATTTTTATAGTACCCTATTAGATTTTATTCCAAATTTTGCTGTCATACTTTTTATTCTTGGTGGTTTTTTAGGTTTAATTAAGTCACAAAGTAATATTGCGTTGGGTAACTTTATAGAAAGGTATAACCTTTATGTAGATATTCCTAGATGGTTATCGTTAATCATATATTTATGGTTAACATTTCAATTTATTTCAAGTTATAAAAAAGATGAAAGTAATAAGGATTTAATAAGATGGGTAAAACGTTTTATTTTAGGGTTTTCAATCTTTTCTGTAATATGGCTTTTACATTTAATCCCTTATTTAATTCCTTCATTATCCAATATATTACTAAAGTTTGTTAGTTGGTACCCTATATATATACCTTTAATTGTTTTAGTTTATTGGTTGGGGATTAATGGTTATATCATAAGTTTTAAAACCTATAAAAAAACATCAAAACCTCAAGGCTTTTCAAATGAGACAGTTTTAAATACTATTACAACTTTAGAAGACTTAATGAAAAAAGAACATTTGTATTTAAATCCATTACTTAAACTCAGTGACGTTGTGAAACAAACAGGAATCCCTCAAAAAACAATTTCTGCAATTTTAAATCAGTACCTAAATAAGAGCTTTAATGATTATGTAAATACATATAGAATTGAAGAATTTAAAAAACAATTATTAGCAGATAATTCTGAAAACTTCACTATCACAGGAATAGCTTTTGAATGTGGGTTTAATTCTCAAGCTACCTTTCAACGTGTATTTAAAGCAAATACAAATCAATCCCCCAGTCAATTCAGGAAAACACATCTAAAAGCATAA